The genome window ctcagatggtaaagcgtctgcctacaatccgggagacccaagttcgatccctgagtcaggaagatcccctggagaaggaaatggcaacccattccagtacttttacctggaaaatcccatggattgaggaccctggtgggctacagtccatggggtcgcaaagaatcggacacgactgagcgacctcactttttcaacaaaactatttttctgAACACCTGATATAGCTAATACCTAAAATAAAGATAAGTTATCTCACAGAGATATTACATGAACTATGATTATAATCCAtgttatattttcctcttttccctaATGAGCTAATCATTTAAACCTTTGCCATtttattctatctaggttgggtTTTCTGCCCATCCTCCCTGATCTTCATCCTACTTtagttcctttatttatttatttattttttgccctaCTCTTCTGAGGACCAGAGAGGTGATAGTATAGTGAGCACCGACAATGTGCTATAAACTCAACCTGTATTTCCTCAGTTCTTCTGTATAACCACCCTGAGGGAGGCATTACTCCTGCATTTTACTGGAGAGGACACTGAACTTTAGAGCTGGTGGTCCAGTTGCCCTTTTTCTGCATCTGATTACCCTGTTTCTTCAAAGCCCTCTTAGGGAGCTCACCTTTATCACCTGCTGATTTAATTCTGACGGGTGCCCATGTGCAAACATGCCCTGAGTATTCAGATGGACTCAGGCCCGAGTTAGTCCCCAGGGCTGGATTTCTCCCCTTGACCAGGCTGGGAGTATCCTATATCCACAGCCTTTCTCAGTATCGTCCTTCTTCTCAAGCTCTGGTCAGAGCCTCTCCTGCATCTTTCCAGGTGGAGGTTCATTGTATAAGCAAACATGCCTTAAAGAAAGAGCATTGACCTCTTcttcacacacatcacacacctcCAGAAACAAAGTTCCAACAGACTTAGAATGAAATCAAACAGAATAAGCCTTGTACCAAGTGTGATACTCACAACTTCAGATCAGGGAAGTAAGTGAGAAGTAAAGAAGTATTCATTTCAAGCTAATAAAATAATCTCCAAGGGCTTGGTCGAAGGCTGAAACCTAGAATCAGAGGgaggaaattatttatttctctttcaccaAACACGATCAGATTCatctcatcattttcttttcctcccaggGGCTAAAGACATGTGGAGAGCCTACTCTGACATGAAAGAAGCCAACTACAAGGGTGCAGACAAATACTTCCACGCCCGCGGAAACTATGACGCTGCCCGAAGGGGACCGGGGGGCGCCTGGGCTGCTAAAGTGATCAGGTACCAGGGTCCCTGGGGATGCAGGGATGGGTGAGCAGAGCTTGGCTGCCTAGGACAACCTGGAAGGGCCAAGCCTTGGAGAACTTTCCTGTAGGCTGTGTGCCCTCCTCCTCTTACCCACCCTCCTGCTCTGTGCCCACTGTGAGGTCTGAGGGGCTGAAGAGCAGAGCAACTTGGTGGGACAGGCGACTCTCCACCCTCCCTCTATGGGTGCTGTTCACCCAGCACAAGGCTGAGGTGGGCTGAGCCCGGGGAGCCTCAGGGTTGTAGGCCCTCTTTCCCTGGCTCCTCTCCGAGTCATTGATCCCTTGGAAAGAGGAGAGATGGGGAGGGTGGGCCTGTGGCTCATAGTCCTGAATtaatcccctccctgccctcttcctttCCAGTAACGCCAGAGAGACTATTCAGGGAATCACAGACCCTCTGCGTAAGGGTATGACTAGGGACCAGGTACGGGAGGACTCGAAGGCTGACCAGTTTGCCAACGAATGGGGCCGGAGTGGCAAAGACCCCAACCACTTCAGACCTGCTGGCCTGCCTGACAAGTACTGAGCTGCCTCTCCCTCTGCTCAGGAGACAGGGCTGTGAGTCCCCAAGGGCAGGGACACTGACCTAGAGAGTTCTCTGTCCTCAGAAGGAAGCAGATCTAATAAATGCTCAAGAGATGGAATACTGAGACTGTGTGTCATTCTTTGGTATAAGGACAGCCTGTTAGTTCCAGGACTGATGGCCGGACACCGACGTGAAGGCTGAGCCTGTGCCTGTGTGTTTGGTTCTGGACACAACCTCAGCATCATTCAGGACAGACGCTCTCTCCAGCCTTCCGTAATCAGAcccgcccctccccaggcccctctggTGACACTGGGGCCATTTCCAGGCCCTTCGCTGTCAGGCCTCCTCACTCCCTGCCGTTGTGTCCTGTCCCCTTCTCTGTCCCCAGGTCTAGTCCCCTAGCCTGTCCTCGGTGCTCTCTGTGTGGGGCATGGATACAGGAGGACTGGACAGTGGAATCCTGCTCCAGAAACTGCCACCTTGTTCTCCTGTTCATTACTCAGCAGCACCTACAAGTCCAACTAAGAACCAATTTCTGTCTGTGCATCCAGAACGGCCTCCAGTGCTGCTGCCTTCCCTCTATTTCCCTTGCCTTATACAAGTTCCCGGGAACAAACATGTCAAGAAGTGGAGGAATAATCACAACATGAAAATTCAGAGCCAGGCGCCTTTGTTTGCCTTGGATATGATTCATGTCCTTGAGAGGAAGTCCTTTTCCCCTCTTGGtcctttctcaacccagggaagcCAGCAGCAGTTACTTTTTATTGAGGAAAACAGTGTCTCCTATGGAAGGAAGTTGGGTCTGTTAGAGCACAGGAATTATGAGTGACTCTGTGAATCATAACAATGCTAAATAtgttaacacatacatacacataaataatgCACATGAATTATAGAGATtatgataaaatagaaatttataaatGTATCAGAACCACAAGCAGAAATTCATAATGCAAAATAAAAGCGTGTATTATGAATAAAGTCATCATGGATTCAGTAATCTTCATGTTCCATATTccatctgttgttgctgttgttcagtcactcagtcatgttgactcttagggaccccatggactgcagcatgccaagtttccctgtccttcactatcgcttggagtttgtgcaaattcgtgtccattgagtctgtgatgccattcaaccatctcatcctctgtggcccccttgtcctcctgccctcagtctttcccagcgtcagggtcttttccagtgagtcagctgttcacagcaggtggccaaagtatggagcttcagcatcagtctttccaatgaatattcagggttggtttcctttaggattgaatggtttgttCTCCTTCCAT of Bubalus bubalis isolate 160015118507 breed Murrah chromosome 5, NDDB_SH_1, whole genome shotgun sequence contains these proteins:
- the LOC102409611 gene encoding serum amyloid A protein isoform X3, with translation MNLFTGIIFCFLILGVSSRGWGTFLKEAGQGAKDMWRAYSDMKEANYKGADKYFHARGNYDAARRGPGGAWAAKVISNARETIQGITDPLRKGMTRDQVREDSKADQFANEWGRSGKDPNHFRPAGLPDKY